One Eptesicus fuscus isolate TK198812 chromosome 13, DD_ASM_mEF_20220401, whole genome shotgun sequence genomic window, CATTTCACCGATGAGGAAGCTAAGATATAGAACTGCACTCTCCAGTACTATACCACCAACCACATGTGGCTAAAGGGTACCTGACGGTTTGTTCAGGGGGTAGAGTGTCCGCCTGGGGATCCAAGAGTCTTGCTTTTAACTTCAGGTCAAAGGCGCATTCCTGGGTTTCAGACTGAATCTCCAggatgggacatgcaggagacgttgtatcaatggttttctctcatcattgaggtttctatctcttcctctctgcaatccataaaaatacatttaggaaaaaacaatttttttaaaagaaaactagaaatatgGCTAGGTTAAATTGAAATGTACCATGACGTCAAATAAAAAGGCTcacttgagttttttaaaaaaatatatatactttattgagtttttacagagaggaagggagagggatagagagttagaaacatcgatgagagagaaacattgatgagctgcctcctgcacactccctaccggggacgtgcccgcaaccaaggtacatgcccttgaccggaatcaacctgggacccttcgtccgcaggccgacgctctatccactgagccaaactggctaaagcCTCACTGGATTTTTAAGACCTCTATCGATTACGTATTGAAGTGAcattttgactcaaataaactctcaAACTTAATTTCACacgtttctttatctttttattgtgtgTGGTAGAGGATGTAACCTACAGAGGTGGCTCTTTTTGTGTCTTGCTCCCATTGTGTATGTGTTGAGTAGTGCTGGCTCAGAAAGTCCTCGTATATCGCCCAAGGCCATACAACTCTGACTGGGTGAAAACCTGTTGGTGATCGGATTTCCCTCTTTGGGCTTCTGTTTATCGGCTTAGGCGAGACCCGTTGGAAAGTGGATGATCTTGTTTAAACCCAAGAAACATCAAAAGGCTGTTTGTAGGAGAAAGGAGTCCATCCTTGGGAAAGAATAAGTCAAAGAGAGCATCTGAAGGCCCGTGACTGGAATTAGTCTCTCTCTCCAAAGGGTGTTAAGTCTATCCCTCACTCCCCTTAGCCTTTGGCCATCGGGCCTTCGGGTTTATGTTGTCTTAGTCTTTCAGGCTCTGTGGTGAAGGCGGGGAaatcatagactgggtggcttataaacgacaagtttatttctcacagttccggaggatgggaagttcaagatcaaggcgcTAGCAGATTTGTTGTCACACGAGGGCACGCTTTGTAGTTCCTAAGTGCGCCTTGTAAGTGGGTCCTCCCCTGGCAGAAGGAGGTGAGCgagctttctcctgcctcttatataagcactaatcccattcataagggcTCCACCTTATGACCCAATCACCTCCTCGAGGCCCcacttcctaataccatcaccttgaaAACTAGAAATCTACTtgtgaattttgggaggacacaaatattcagaccatagcaaTATTTATAAGCATCCTCCACAGCCCATCTTTACTGTCTCCAATTAcacaaaaattatgtttatgCCTCAAAGTGCCCAATCCTCCCCCTTTCTGTCAGGCCACCAGCCCCGCTCCTCATCcaattctttctcattcttcaggCCTCAAATGTCACTTTGTTAGAGTCGCTCCAGTCCCCTTCGGTCTGAGTAAGCAGCCCCTCCTCATTATGCCCTTTCTTAGCACCCGCTGTACTGCACGTGCCTGCCTTTGTAATTTCTACTTACTGGCTGAGAGTCCACGAGAGCTGGAGTTCTACATGCCCTGCTCCCCCTTAAACCCTGTTACAAAAAGCCTCCTACAGCGCCTGACAGAGGAGGGAGTTTCCTCAAAGTGCCTTGTGGGTCATGATCAGGAGACTGAATTTCATGCTAAGAACATGAGACGACActaaaaggttttatttatttattttttaatttttgatttttttttttttctacagcaaGAGAAAACTTTAGGCCTTTTAATATATGTGTTGCCAAGCCCAGACCCTTTCACTAGAACAACCCTTCCTAACGATCTACGTGGAAACGGGTACAGTACCACAGTAATACAATGTTTTACACTCTTTGgtactatttaaaacaaaaaacccacacaaaacacgGGTTCGCTGTGTCGGGAAGTCACACTGAGCCCAGAAGAAACTGGGAGGAAGGCCCTGAGAGTGTGGGTGCCGCCCAGGGCGGGCTCTAGAGGTTGACCAGCAGGCCCAGGATGCGCCTCTGCTCGCTCTCGCGGAACTCCGGGCTCCGGCCGTCCCCGAGGCTCTCCGCGTACTCCTCGACGATGTGCCTGACCGTGTCGATGGAGCTCCCTCTCATGTTTAAGATCTGGTGAACCCTCTGCCGGATCTGGGGGTCCTTGGCATTGCAGATCTCCGCCAGGATGTAGCAGATGTGCTGCAGGACAAAGAGCCCCGCGTCCAAGCGCCGGAGGTAGAACTCCTCGTCTGAGTCGCTGTCTGGCATTTCCCCTCGCAGGAGCCTGTGGTGCTTCGCCCCTTCCATCTTCTCGTCGGCCACCTGCACGGCCTCCAGATACTTAAAATGCAGCTCCATCAGTCTGTCAACCTTCTCGCTGCCGCGTTCAGTGAATTTCCTGAGCAGCCGGGTTCGCCGCTGCCCTCTCAGGTTccgcaggagggaggccaggatgGAGCAGACGTGCTCTTCGTGCTCCTTCTCAGTGCTCCCCGCCTTCTTGATCTTCTTGGGAGACTTCatgaagagaggaaagatggTTCGCAAGCCCAGAATGTCCACAAACTTACGGCAAGTGTCGGAGCCCTCGGGCCCCAGCATGGCATGGTCCAGCACCTTCAGGGCGCTGCTCCtggccacctgcttttccctgagCATGAGATTCATCAGCTGAACACCCTCGCCCTTCAGGAAGCGCTCCCGATTGGAACCGAGCAGCAGGCAGGAACAGAGCGCGTCAAACAGGTTCTCCATCATCTCCTGCTCCTCCGCAGTGCGGGGATTGCGTCTTTTAAAGGCGGACACCTGCTGAAGAAGCACGTCGATTCCTTCCAGCTCCCCAAGCAGTGCCCTGTTGGCGTCACTGTCCTgcagcaagatggccagcacTTCGCTGCAGTACAGCTTGTTGGCATCGAACGGCATCTTGGCCTTCAGCCTCTTCAGCAGCCACCGCAGAAGGCCCTGCTGGGCCGCCTCCTCGCACGTCTGGGGCCGGAACTCGGCCATGTTCTCCACAAGAGCCAGGGTGTCGTGCACGCCCTGCGCCTCCTCGCTCACCGACTCCTGCAGGCGCCCCAGGTTCTGCACGAGCAGCGCCACCACTTGTCCGTCCGCCAGAGCCTCGATGAGCACTTCTGCTCCCTCTTCGCCCTCGTGGAGGGCGTCTACATCCGTGAACTCCTCCAGCAGACGGACCACAGCTATGGACACGTCGGTGTTGTCGTGTCCCAGCAGCCCGAGGAGAGACCGAACGGCGCCCAGCTCCACGAGGAGGGGGTACAGGTCTGGCCGGGTGGCTACCACGTGCATCTCCTGAATGATGTCATCGAGGTCCAGCTCGGACTCCATAAACCTCTCGGGCCTGTCTGGGAACTTGACGCGCAGCTCTTGGTTTCTGTACGACCTCTTTTCAAAGGTGAGGATCATCTTCTTCACGGAGCTTGCATCCaatggttcctcctcctcctctcccccctccccctcgctgTCCCTAATCGGAAGCAGCCTTTTGGGGGCCTCCTCCGCCGCTCTTCCCACCTTCGTTCCCTCTTCCCGAAAGCGGCCAAGTTCTCCAGGACCAGCGTGTTTCCTGGGCCTGTTccgctcttcctcttcctcatcccgGGGACGTTTTGTGCCCCTGTTGGGCTGGTAGCTGAGCAGTTCGCCCACATCCATGCTTCCAGGCGCGGCTCCCACGGGCAACCCTGGCTCCTGGCTTCCGCTCCCAACCAAGCCGTGGCCCCTTCAGCAGCGCCGCAGCCACACTGCCCAAGCCCTGAGCGGGGACGCAGAGCCAAGGAGGTCAAGGGTGCGAGAAGCAGGAGCCAGCCCCACTGTGGTTGAAGGCTGTGCTGCCTTGAAGCACACTGCATTTATGGCCTGGCCGCTTCCTCCCTGagcgggcaggggggcggggaaaggggcgGAGACttgaagggggcggggccacgagaGAAAAGACCTTGGGAAACTACATTTATTGGGCCCCTttgcaggagggcggggccaggagagagaagaccTTGAGAAACTAGATTGATTGGGGActtccccagggcagggcgggatgcaggGGTTTCCCAGGAAGAGATCTCTCCTGGTCCTTCCAGTGGCCTAGGCGATgttatcctcatttcacagatgaggaagctaagaTATAGAACTGCACTCTCCAGTACTATACCACCAACCACATGTGGCTAAAGGGTACCTGATGGTTTGTTCAGGGGGTAGAGTGTCCGCCTGGGGATCCAAGAGTCTTGCTTTTAACTTCAGGTCAAAGGCGCATTCCTGGGTTTCAGACTGAATCTCCAggatgggacatgcaggagacgtTGTATCAAtggctttctctcatcattgaggtttctatctcttcctctctgcaatccataaaattacatttaggaaaaaacaatgtttttaaaagaaaactagaaatatgGCTAGGTTAAATTGAAATGTACCATGACGTAAATAAAAGGGCTcacttgagttttttaaaaaaatatatatactttattgagtttttacagagaggaagggagagggatagagagttagaaacatcgatgagagagaaacattgatgagctgcctcctgcacactccctaccggggacgtgcccgcaaccaacgtacatgcccttgaccggaatcaacctgggacccttcgtccgcaggccgacgctctatccactgagccaaactggctaaagcCTCACTGGATTTTTAAGACCTCTATCGATTACGTATTGAAGTGAcattttgactcaaataaactctcaAACTTAATTTCACacgtttctttatctttttattgtgtgTGGTAGAGGATGTAACCTACAGAGGTGGCTCTTTTTGTGTCTTGCTCCCATTGTGTATGTGTTGAGTAGTGCTGGCTCAGAAAGTACTCGTATATCGCCCAAGGCCATACAACTCTGACTGGCTGAAAACCTGGTGGTGATCGGATTTCCCTCTTTGGGCTTCTGTTTATCGGCTTAGGCAAGACCCGTTGGAAAGTGGATGATCTTGTTTAAACCCAAGAAACATCAAAAGGCTGTTTGTAGGAGAAAGGAGTCCATCCTTGGGAAAGAATAAGTCAAAGAGAGCATCTGAAGGCCCGTGACTGGAATTAGTCTCTCTCTCCAAAGGGTGTTAAGTCTATCCCTCACTCCCCTTAGCCTTTGGCCATCGGGCCTTCGGGTTTATGTTGTCTTAGTCTTTCAGGCTCTGTGGTGAAGGCGGGGAaatcatagactgggtggcttataaacgacaagtttatttctcacagttccggaggaTGGGAAGTTAAAGATCAAGGCGCTAGCAGATTTGTTGTCACGTGAGGGCACGCTTTGTAGTTCCTAAGTGCGCCTTGTAAGTGGGTCCTCCCCTGGCAGAAGGAGGTGAGCgagctttctcctgcctcttatATAAGCgctaatcccattcataagggcTCCACCTGATGACCCAATCACCTCCTCGAGGCCCCACTTCCTCATACCATCACCTTGAAAACTAGAAATCTACTtgtgaattttgggaggacacaaatattcagaccatagcaaTATTTATAAGCATCCTCCACAGCCCATCTTTACTGTCTCCAATTAcacaaaaattatgtttatgCCTCAAAGTGCCCAATCCTCCCCCTTTCTGTCAGGCCACCAGCCCCGCTCCTCATCcaattctttctcattcttcaggCCTCAAATGTCACTTTGTTAGAGTCGCTCAAGTCCCCTTCGGTCTGAGTAAGCAGCCCCTCCTCATTATGCCCTTTCTTAGCACCCGCTGTACTGCACGTGTCTGCCTTTGTAATTTCTACTTACTGGCTGAGAGTCCACGAGAGCTGGAGTTCTACATGCCCTGCTCCCCCTTAAACCCTGTTACAAAAAGCCTCCTACAGCGCCTGACAGAGGAGGGAGTTTCCTCAAAGTGCCTTGTGGGTCATGATCAGGAGACTGAATTTCATGCTAAGAACATGAGACGACactaaaaggtttttttttttttttaatttttgattttttttttttctacagcaaGAGAAAACTTTAGGCCTTTTAATATATGTGTTGCCAAGCCCAGACCCTTTCATTAGAACAACCCTTCCTAACGATCTACGTGGAAACGGGTACAGTACCACAGTAATACAATGTTTTACACTCTTTGgtactatttaaaacaaaaaacccacacaaaacacgGGTTCGCTGTGTCGGGAAGTCACACTGAGCCCAGAGGAAACTGGGAGGAAGGCCCTGAGAGTGTGGGTGCCGCCCAGGGCGGGCTCTAGAGGTTGACCAGCAGGCCCAGGATGCGCCTCTGCTCGCTCTCGCGGAACTCCGGGCTCCGGCCGTCCCCGAGGCTCTCCGCGTACTCCTCGACGATGTGCCTGACCGTGTCGATGGAGCTCCCTCTCATGTTTAAGATCTGGTGAACCCTCTGCCGGATCTGGGGGTCCTTGGCATTGCAGATCTCCGCCAGGATGTAGCAGATGTGCTGCAGGACAAAGAGCCCCGCGTCCAAGCGCCGGAGGTAGAACTCCTCGTCTGAGTCGCTGTCTGGCATTTCCCCTCGCAGGAGCCTGTGGTGCTTCGCCCCTTCCATCTTCTCGTCGGCCACCTGCACGGCCTCCAGATACTTAAAATGCAGCTCCATCAGTCTGTCAACCTTCTCGCTGCCGTGTTCAGTGAATTTCCTGAGCAGCCGGGTTCGCCGCTGCCCTCTCAGGTTccgcaggagggaggccaggatgGAGCAGACGTGCTCTTCGTGCTCCTTCTCAGTGCTCCCCGCCTTCTTGATCTTCTTGGGAGACTTCatgaagagaggaaagatggTTCGCAAGCCCAGAATGTCCACAAACTTACGGCAAGTGTCGGAGCCCTCGGGCCCCAGCATGGCATGGTCCAGCACCTTCAGGGCGCTGCTCCtggccacctgcttttccctgagCATGAGATTCATCAGCTGAACACCCTCGCCCTTCAGGAAGCGCTCCCGATTGGAACCGAGCAGCAGGCAGGAACAGAGCGCGTCAAACAGGTTCTCCATCATCTCCTGCTCCTCCGCAGTGCGGGGATTGCGTCTTTTAAAGGCGGACACCTGCTGAAGAAGCACGTCGATTCCTTCCAGCTCCCCAAGCAGTGCCCTGTTGGCGTCACTGTCCTgcagcaagatggccagcacTTCGCTGCAGTACAGCTTGTTGGCATCGAACGGCATCTTGGCCTTCAGCCTCTTCAGCAGCCACCGCAGAAGGCCCTGCTGGGCCGCCTCCTCGCACGTCTGGGGCCGGAACTCGGCCATGTTCTCCACAAGAGCCAGGGTGTCGTGCACGCCCTGCGCCTCCTCGCTCACCGACTCCTGCAGGCGCCCCAGGTTCTGCACGAGCAGCGCCACCACTTGTCCGTCCGCCAGAGCCTCGATGAGCACTTCTGCTCCCTCTTCGCCCTCGTGGAGGGCGTCTACATCCGTGAACTCCTCCAGCAGACGGACCACAGCTATGGACACGTCGGTGTTGTCGTGTCCCAGCAGCCCGAGGAGAGACCGAACGGCGCCCAGCTCCACGAGGAGGGGGTACAGGTCTGGCCGGGTGGCTACCACGTGCATCTCCTGAATGATGTCATCGAGGTCCAGCTCGGACTCCATAAACCTCTCGGGCCTGTCTGGGAACTTGACGCGCAGCTCTTGGTTTCTGTACGATCTCTTTTCAAAGGTGAGGATCATCTTCTTCACGGAGCTTGCATCCaatggttcctcctcctcctctcccccctccccctcgctgTCCCTAATCGGAAGCAGCCTTTTGGGGGCCTCCTCCGCCGCTCTTCCCACCTTCGTTCCCTCTTCCCGAAAGCGGCCAAGTTCTCCAGGACCAGCGTGTTTCCTGGGCCTGTTccgctcttcctcttcctcatcccgGGGACGTTTTGTGCCCCTGTTGGGCTGGTAGCTGAGCAGTTCGCCCACATCCATGCTTCCAGGCGCGGCTCCCACGGGCAACCCTGGCTCCTGGCTTCCGCTCCCAACCAAGCCGTGGCCCCTTCAGCAGCGCCGCAGCCACACTGCCCAAGCCCTGAGCGGGGACGCAGAGCCAAGGAGGTCAAGGGTGCGAGAAGCAGGAGCCAGCCCCACTGTGGTTGAAGGCTGTGCTGCCTTGAAGCACACTGCATTTATGGCCTGGCCGCTTCCTCCCtgagcgggcagggggcggggaaaggggcgGAGACttgaagggggcggggccacgagaGAAAAGACCTTGGGAAACTACATTTATTGGGCCCTttgcaggagggcggggccaggagagagaagaccTTGAGAAACTAGATTGATTGGGGActtccccagggcagggcgggatgcaggGGTTTCCCAGGAAGAGATCTCTCCTGGTCCTTCCAGTGGCCTAGGCGATgttatcctcatttcacagatgaggaagctaagaTATAGAACTGCACTCTCCAGTACTATACCACCAACCACATGTGGCTAAAGGGTACCTGATGGTTTGTTCAGGGGGTAGAGTGTCCGCCTGGGGATCCAAGAGTCTTGCTTTTAACTTCAGGTCAAAGGCGCATTCCTGGGTTTCAGACTGAATCTCCAggatgggacatgcaggagacgtTGTATCAAtggctttctctcatcattgaggtttctatctcttcctctctgcaatccataaaaatacatttaggaaaaaacaatttttttaaaagaaaactagaaatatgGCTAGGTTAAATTGAAATGTACCGTGACGTAAATAAAAAGGCTcacttgagttttttaaaaaaatatatatactttattgagtttttacagagaggaagggagagggatagagagttagaaacatcgatgagagagaaacattgatgagctgcctcctgcacactccctaccggggacgtgcccgcaaccaacgtacgtgcccttgaccggaatcaacctgggacccttcgtccgcaggccgacgctctatccactgagccaaactggctaaagcCTCACTGGATTTTTAAGACCTCTATCGATTACGTATTGAAGTGAcattttgactcaaataaactctcaAACTTAATTTCACacgtttctttatctttttattgtgtgTGGTAGAGGATGTAACCTACAGAGGTGGCTCTTTTTGTGTCTTGCTCCCATTGTGTATGTGTTGAGTAGTGCTGGCTCAGAAAGTCCTCGTATATCGCCCAAGGCCATACAACTCTGACTGGCTGAAAACCTGTTGGTGATCGGATTTCCCTCTTTGGGCTTCTGTTTATCGGTTTAGGCAAGACCCGTTGGAAAGTGGATGATCTTGTTTAAACCCAAGAAACATCAAAAGGCTGTTTGTAGGAGAAAGGAGTCCATCCTTGGGAAAGAATAAGTCAAAGAGAGCATCTGAAGGCCCGTGACTGGAATTAGTCTCTCTCTCCAAAGGGTGTTAAGCCTATCCCTCACTCCCCTTAGCCTTTGGCCATCGGGCCTTCGGGTTTATGTTGTCTTAGTCTTTCAGGCTCTGTGGTGAAGGCGGGGAaatcatagactgggtggcttataaacgacaagtttatttctcacagttccggaggaTGGGAAGTTAAAGATCAAGGCGCTAGCAGATTTGTTGTCACGTGAGGGCACGCTTTGTAGTTCCTAAGTGCGCCTTGTAAGTGGGTCCTCCCCTGGCAGAAGGAGGTGAGCgagctttctcctgcctcttatATAAGCgctaatcccattcataagggcTCCACCTGATGACCCAATCACCTCCTCGAGGCCCCACTTCCTCATACCATCACCTTGAAAACTAGAAATCTACTtgtgaattttgggaggacacaaatattcagaccatagcaaTATTTATAAGCATCCTCCACAGCCCATCTTTACTGTCTCCAATTAcacaaaaattatgtttatgCCTCAAAGTGCCCAATCCTCCCCCTTTCTGTCAGGCCACCAGCCCCGCTCCTCATCcaattctttctcattcttcaggCCTCAAATGTCACTTTGTTAGAGTCGCTCAAGTCCCCTTCGGTCTGAGTAAGCAGCCCCTCCTCATTATGCCCTTTCTTAGCACCCGCTGTACTGCACGTGCCTGCCTTTGTAATTTCTACTTACTGGCTGAGAGTCCACGAGAGCTGGAGTTCTACATGCCCTGCTCCCCCTTAAACCCTGTTACAAAAAGCCTCCTACAGCGCCTGACAGAGGAGGGAGTTTCCTCAAAGTGCCTTGTGGGTCATGATCAGGAGACTGAATTTCATGCTAAGAACATGAGACGACactaaaaggttttttttttttttaatttttgatttttttttttttctacagcaaGAGAAAACTTTAGGCCTTTTAATATATGTGTTGCCAAGCCCAGACCCTTTCATTAGAACAACCCTTCCTAACGATCTACGTGGAAACGGGTACAGTACCACAGTAATACAATGTTTTACACTCTTTGgtactatttaaaacaaaaaacccacacaaaacacgGGTTCGCTGTGTCGGGAAGTCACACTGAGCCCAGAGGAAACTGGGAGGAAGGCCCTGAGAGTGTGGGTGCCGCCCAGGGCGGGCTCTAGAGGTTGACCAGCAGGCCCAGGATGCGCCTCTGCTCGCTCTCGCGGAACTCCGGGCTCCGGCCGTCCCCGAGGCTCTCCGCGTACTCCTCGACGATGTGCCTGACCGTGTCGATGGAGCTCCGTCTCATGTTTAAGATCTGGTGAACCCTCTGCCGGATCTGGGGGTCCTTGGCATTGCAGATCTCCGCCAGGATGTAGCAGATGTGCTGCAGGACAAAGAGCCCCGCGTCCAAGCGCCGGAGGTAGAACTCCTCGTCTGAGTCGCTGTCTGGCATTTCCCCTCGCAGGAGCCTGTGGTGCTTCGCCCCTTCCATCTTCTCGTCGGCCACCTGCACGGCCTCCAGATACTTAAAATGCAGCTCCATCAGTCTGTCAACCTTCTCGCTGCCGTGTTCAGTGAATTTCCTGAGCAGCCGGGTTCGCCGCTGCCCTCTCAGGTTccgcaggagggaggccaggatgGAGCAGACGTGCTCTTCGTGCTCCTTCTCAGTGCTCCCCGCCTTCTTGATCTTCTTGGGAGACTTCatgaagagaggaaagatggTTCGCAAGCCCAGAATGTCCACAAACTTACGGCAAGTGTCGGAGCCCTCGGGCCCCAGCATGGCATGGTCCAGCACCTTCAGGGCGCTGCTCCtggccacctgcttttccctgagCATGAGATTCATCAGCTGAACACCCTCGCCCTTCAGGAAGCGCTCCCGATTGGAACCGAGCAGCAGGCAGGAACAGAGCGCGTCAAACAGGTTCTCCATCATCTCCTGCTCCTCCGCAGTGCGGGGATTGCGTCTTTTAAAGGCGGACACCTGCTGAAGAAGCACGTCGATTCCTTCCAGCTCCCCAAGCAGTGCCCTGTTGGCGTCACTGTCCTgcagcaagatggccagcacTTCGCTGCAGTACAGCTTGTTGGCATCGAACGGCATCTTGGCCTTCAGCCTCTTCAGCAGCCACCGCAGAAGGCCCTGCTGGGCCGCCTCCTCGCACGTCTGGGGCCGGAACTCGGCCATGTTCTCCACAAGAGCCAGGGTGTCGTGCACGCCCTGCGCCTCCTCGCTCACCGACTCCTGCAGGCGCCCCAGGTTCTGCACGAGCAGCGCCACCACTTGTCCGTCCGCCAGAGCCTCGATGAGCACTTCTGCTCCCTCTTCGCCCTCGTGGAGGGCGTCTACATCCGTGAACTCCTCCAGCAGACGGACCACAGCTATGGACACGTCGGTGTTGTCGTGTCCCAGCAGCCCGAGGAGAGACCGAACGGCGCCCAGCTCCACGAGGAGGGGGTACAGGTCTGGCCGGGTGGCTACCACGTGCATCTCCTGAATGATGTCATCGAGGTCCAGCTCGGACTCCATAAACCTCTCGGGCCTGTCTGGGAACTTGACGCGCAGCTCTTGGTTTCTGTACGATCTCTTTTCAAAGGTGAGGATCATCTTCTTCACGGAGCTTGCATCCaatggttcctcctcctcctctcccccctccccctcgctgTCCCTAATCGGAAGCAGCCTTTTGGGGGCCTCCTCCGCCGCTCTTCCCACCTTCGTTCCCTCTTCCCGAAAGCGGCCAAGTTCTCCAGGACCAGCGTGTTTCCTGGGCCTGTTccgctcttcctcttcctcatcccgGGGACGTTTTGTGCCCCTGTTGGGCTGGTAGCTGAGCAGTTCGCCCACATCCATGCTTCCAGGCGCGGCTCCCACGGGCAACCCTGGCTCCTGGCTTCCGCTCCCAACCAAGCCGTGGCCCCTTCAGCAGCGCCGCAGCCACACTGCCCAAGCCCTGAGCGGGGACGCAGAGCCAAGGAGGTCAAGGGTGCGAGAAGCAGGAGCCAGCCCCACTGTGGTTGAAGGCTGTGCTGCCTTGAAGCACACTGCATTTATGGCCTGGCCGCTTCCTCCCTGagcgggcaggggggcggggaaaggggcgGAGACttgaagggggcggggccacgagaGAAAAGACCTTGGGAAACTACATTTATTGGGCCCTttgcaggagggcggggccaggagagagaagaccTTGAGAAACTAGATTGATTGGGGActtccccagggcagggcgggatgcaggGGTTTCCCAGGAAGAGATCTCTCCTGGTCCTTCCAGTGGCCTAGGCGATgttatcctcatttcacagatgaggaagctaagaTATAGAACTGCACTCTCCAGTACTATACCACCAACCACATGTGGCTAAAGGGTACCTGACGGTTTGTTCAGGGGGTAGAGTGTCCGCCTGGGGATCCAAGAGTCTTGCTTTTAACTTCAGGTCAAAGGCGCATTCCTGGGTTTCAGACTGAATCTCCAggatgggac contains:
- the LOC129151126 gene encoding beta-catenin-like protein 1; this translates as MDVGELLSYQPNRGTKRPRDEEEEERNRPRKHAGPGELGRFREEGTKVGRAAEEAPKRLLPIRDSEGEGGEEEEEPLDASSVKKMILTFEKRSYRNQELRVKFPDRPERFMESELDLDDIIQEMHVVATRPDLYPLLVELGAVRSLLGLLGHDNTDVSIAVVRLLEEFTDVDALHEGEEGAEVLIEALADGQVVALLVQNLGRLQESVSEEAQGVHDTLALVENMAEFRPQTCEEAAQQGLLRWLLKRLKAKMPFDANKLYCSEVLAILLQDSDANRALLGELEGIDVLLQQVSAFKRRNPRTAEEQEMMENLFDALCSCLLLGSNRERFLKGEGVQLMNLMLREKQVARSSALKVLDHAMLGPEGSDTCRKFVDILGLRTIFPLFMKSPKKIKKAGSTEKEHEEHVCSILASLLRNLRGQRRTRLLRKFTEHGSEKVDRLMELHFKYLEAVQVADEKMEGAKHHRLLRGEMPDSDSDEEFYLRRLDAGLFVLQHICYILAEICNAKDPQIRQRVHQILNMRRSSIDTVRHIVEEYAESLGDGRSPEFRESEQRRILGLLVNL
- the LOC129151124 gene encoding beta-catenin-like protein 1: MDVGELLSYQPNRGTKRPRDEEEEERNRPRKHAGPGELGRFREEGTKVGRAAEEAPKRLLPIRDSEGEGGEEEEEPLDASSVKKMILTFEKRSYRNQELRVKFPDRPERFMESELDLDDIIQEMHVVATRPDLYPLLVELGAVRSLLGLLGHDNTDVSIAVVRLLEEFTDVDALHEGEEGAEVLIEALADGQVVALLVQNLGRLQESVSEEAQGVHDTLALVENMAEFRPQTCEEAAQQGLLRWLLKRLKAKMPFDANKLYCSEVLAILLQDSDANRALLGELEGIDVLLQQVSAFKRRNPRTAEEQEMMENLFDALCSCLLLGSNRERFLKGEGVQLMNLMLREKQVARSSALKVLDHAMLGPEGSDTCRKFVDILGLRTIFPLFMKSPKKIKKAGSTEKEHEEHVCSILASLLRNLRGQRRTRLLRKFTERGSEKVDRLMELHFKYLEAVQVADEKMEGAKHHRLLRGEMPDSDSDEEFYLRRLDAGLFVLQHICYILAEICNAKDPQIRQRVHQILNMRGSSIDTVRHIVEEYAESLGDGRSPEFRESEQRRILGLLVNL
- the LOC129151125 gene encoding beta-catenin-like protein 1, with protein sequence MDVGELLSYQPNRGTKRPRDEEEEERNRPRKHAGPGELGRFREEGTKVGRAAEEAPKRLLPIRDSEGEGGEEEEEPLDASSVKKMILTFEKRSYRNQELRVKFPDRPERFMESELDLDDIIQEMHVVATRPDLYPLLVELGAVRSLLGLLGHDNTDVSIAVVRLLEEFTDVDALHEGEEGAEVLIEALADGQVVALLVQNLGRLQESVSEEAQGVHDTLALVENMAEFRPQTCEEAAQQGLLRWLLKRLKAKMPFDANKLYCSEVLAILLQDSDANRALLGELEGIDVLLQQVSAFKRRNPRTAEEQEMMENLFDALCSCLLLGSNRERFLKGEGVQLMNLMLREKQVARSSALKVLDHAMLGPEGSDTCRKFVDILGLRTIFPLFMKSPKKIKKAGSTEKEHEEHVCSILASLLRNLRGQRRTRLLRKFTEHGSEKVDRLMELHFKYLEAVQVADEKMEGAKHHRLLRGEMPDSDSDEEFYLRRLDAGLFVLQHICYILAEICNAKDPQIRQRVHQILNMRGSSIDTVRHIVEEYAESLGDGRSPEFRESEQRRILGLLVNL